The genomic interval GAAAATAGAAATAACAATGGGACCGCCAATGGACAACATAAGGCTGGGAGACGACAAGCGTAAGCATCTACCAGTCCGATCATGTTTTGGGTTGCGACGTTGGCAAGAGCGGCGAGCACTTACTTGGTGACTAAGATGAAAACCTTTCCTCTGTCACGACCGAATTTCTCGTTTGCAGCTTCCGAGGCGGAAGTGGAACAAGCTGGATATTCACCACCAACCCCAACACCGACCATTCCACGAGATACGGTTCTGCGATGATCAATTGTCAGCCCTTGTGACGACCTGACGTCGCGGTCTTTGGCAGCTTACAACATCCACATCATTCCAGCAAcagctgaagaggaaagtcACCAGGTCAGCCAAACTCACTTTCTGGTGATCGCTTGAACAGAGGACTCAATACTCACAAGATCCAGATGAAGCAGTTGACAAGATACCGCCGATGACGATCAACAAAGTAGTCGCGACCATTGCGGTCTTTCGACCGACCAAATCGCAAATCAGACCAACACCGACTTGACCGATGATCTCTGCGAGCGCACGTCAAGCAACACATGTCAGTCAAGGGAACCGTCCATTTCAAGGGTGTTTTTTCGTTGATAGATATGGGCTTTGTGTTCTGATTAGTCTCGGTCTGACTTACCTCCGACGAGCAAAGAATTGCTAACTCGAGTCGAGATGGCACTGGTATAATAATGGGCATAAAGGATTTTCTATCGTACGATATATGCATTGATCAGCCTCTATCCATCACTTCTGATTGCTATGATGAGAATAGCGTACTCACGAAAGTAGGGTTGAAGATGGTTGCCAAGTTGTTCTATCACCAGAGCCATGTCAGCAATCAACATCACTTATCTCGGCTTATTTCGTTCGCAAAGGTTGTACTGTAATCTCCGAGATGAGGGAACGacgccacactcacttgataaCCGTCTGAAACGAGAGCGAATCCGCTCGCCATGAGAGTAAAATAGTCGCTTGTCCTGCCTACAAGAAGCACTTCCATTAGCGAGCGTCCACCACGGTGATGTGCTGCAAACCCCGAATGGCCAGGTAGGGTCGACTTACTGGTGACTTTACCATCACCGATCTCCAGATCGTCAGAGTCCGCATacgaagcagaagcaggtcCAACGTCATAGTACTCTTTCTTATTGTCATCCACGTCAATAGGTGCTGGACCACCTTCGTTAGGAAGCTGGTTCAGTGTCGGAATGATATCCGTCTGATAGCTTGTCATCGTGGTTTATGGTTATGACCTTTTGCAAGGTGATCGGCTTTCGTTTGGTCCAAGCTACGTTCCCAGATTCAACTTTGTGTGGCCGCTATATATACGTCTTATCCGCTCCAACTACTCTGTCCGAGGTACTTTTCCCAGATTCTCGAAAGTCTGTTCGGGCGAGTCGCTCCAACCAGATGTTCCACAACAGATATGAGAGCCCCGAAGTCCTGCCATGTCCGTTGTACTGTACTGGCGCTTGATCGCAGCCGTATCCTCTCGACGTCGCGCGCGGCTCACACCTTTTTACACCCAAGCGAGAAAACGTGCATTGAGGCATCCTATCTCTCACTTGTCATTGAATTGCAAGTAGattgacaactcaccagtgAAAATAGGTTGCAGGCCAAATGTGACTAGAAAGATCTGTTCTGATCAACGTATGAAAATAGAGTGGGGAGGGAACGTGCCACATTGTGGCGGTATTTTTAGCAACAATCCTCAAACGTGCGTCGTTAGTGGGAATCTGCCAGGTTAGAGATCTCCTTCTTACCCTCGCCAAGGGTAGAATGCCTTAGCATGCATGCACAAATGTATATGTACGGTATGTGTGTAGTTCGAGGTATGCTGTAATGCAATCATGATGTCCGATCCAGCAATCCCTGACATGCTCCTTCTACATCTACAATCTCTTTCGGAGCGTTGGCGGATAAAACCATAGGTCCGGCTTTGGTGAACGCCACTTCGTCCTGAATGATGCGAAACAACAATTGCACGAGTGAGATCACCACCCTGCTTGCTTGTCAAACGGACTGGAAACGTGCtcaaaactcacctctatTCGTATTCCGAGTCCATGGAATGCGGTAGGGAATCGATTATCAAAAGGCACGTAAACACCCGGCTCAATCGATATCACATTTCCTTCAACCAGTCTGATCGAAACGCTGTAAGCGCAAGAAGAGACAAGACGATGGTAGAGGTACTCACGTCGCGCTGCGATCTCTAGTTGGGCAGTCGTGCAAATCTGAACCGAGATGATGTGAAAGGAAGTGCGGATACTATCATCTGGAGTCAGCGGAACGTCCCCGACCGTTAGGGTAAGTACATACGAGGGTTCGCTCTACGTCTCCAACGGTCAATCTAAATCCGATCTgtttcaactcttccaacAGCAGACTACAACCTGTCCACTCTCATCAGCCAGACGAAAGACGAGATACTCGCCGACACTTACTCGTTCGATGCAGTTCGCTCAACATCACTGAATCTTCCACCTTGCATCGCCGTATACATTCTTTCTGGGCGTTTAGGACGGCCTCATACAAGTCTCGTTGAGGCGCTGAGAACTTCCCTGATACCGGGAAAGTACGGGTGATGTCAGAGGTGTACATGTTGTACTCGCATCCGGCGTCTATCAGGACAAGCTAAGACAAACACACGTCAGCTGGCTTGCCGTATGACCCCGGGCATGAGCAGCTCACATTATCTTTGTCCAAGGTACAGTCATTCCTCGTGTAGTGAATAACAAGTGCGTTGGCACTGATGGACTGGGTAGTCAGCCAATGCAGACACATTCTATACCGGCAGAGAAGGATACTCACCCGGATGCCACAACAGGTACATAAGCCTGTCTCTCACTTCCCATCATATTACACTCAAACTCGAAGATCGCCTCCaattccctctctctcgatcCAGCTCTGGCAGCTCTCATGACTTTCGCATGAGCCGCACTGCTAATCTCCGCGGCTCGTTTCATCATCTGAAGCTCAATCGGCGACTTGACCATACGTATCTGTTGTAGCGGTTTTTCGAGCGGGAGAGCAAGTTCAGAAGTCAGGGCTGCGGCGAGAAGCAGATGAGGCGGATCTGAAGGGTTCAGTTCGGtagaggagaatgaggagggCGAGAATAGCTTGAGAAGCGAGGAACGACGTCGGGGTGATGGGGgatggaagggttgagaTGATGCGGAGGGAGATGGTTTAGGAGGGAGTGCAGCATAGATCTGTTGACCTGATGATACGGAGAGCAAGTTGGGGAGGAAGGTCGATAATGATGTGTTGGGGTATGCCTGCACCGTCAAGAAGCAACTGCGTCAGTGACTACATCAGGACACAACGCTCATTACCAACCTCGTCAGCGCCGAATATAGACGTTGCTCCTTCGACACcacatctctctccttcccacaATGTCTCGTGCGCATCTTTCGGAGGCACAAACAACGTGTATTTGTACCCTCTCGGTGACGACGGTTGCGATTCTGTGAAAGCAAACCAGGTCAGGTTCACGCAAATGTGCAGTTGGATTGGAAGCTGCACGTACCTAGGACGAGAGTCGCATCTGGCTCGTGAAACCCGGTCAGGTAGTAAAAGTCGGTTGCTAAAGTGGCCCTGTCAGAACGAGTACATGCACCACGGTTTTGTGGAACGCACCTTGTCTAAAACGATAGCTGTCCACACCGCATAATCAGCAATGTCCCGGGCCTTCTACGTGAACCTTCCGTGTTCATTAGGAACTTACAAGATACCTAAATGCTCCTACATCAGCACAAGTTCACTCAAAGGTACAGGATTCGACCAAACCCTACTCACTCTGCGACATAAGCCTGACCGTTCCACCCATACAAATAACCCTCGCTCCTTCCCCCAGGCtctccatcaacttcctcctccgttcTTCATACTCCTCCGCAGGGACACCGGGGGTAAGCTCTCCAgctttgaggagatggggatgagtGGAAGGGTGAGGTTGGCCGTATTTAGGTGGTTTAGCGATGGACGAGGGGGTGGCATAGGACCGTCGAGCTATCAAGAGTCGAGTGCATCAGGATACAGCTTCATATTGTAGGGAGCTCGGTGTCAGGTCACAGCTGGACCGATGGAAGTGTGATGTCTACATGCTCAGGTGcatgttgttgatgtggGGAGACGTACCAGGTTGCACAGTTCCACTCCATTGCACAGCTCGACCAGAGCTTGCTCGCGCAACAGCAGTTGGCCTGACCACTCCTGTCCTCCTAAGCGATATCCTCAATGCGAATCCCTTCATCCCAATTATCGGATAGTGAATGGTCGATGAGGTGGcatatcaacaacaaagatcACTTGAAACAGTCGGACGTGAACGTCCACCAACTTTTTCGGAAACGGACGGACATTGCCGCGTCATAACATTGACATCCGGTCCAGAGCCATAGTCGTCGTTATGATCTACTGCAACGTAGCACAACGCAGGAAGAACAATAGCATGGCAGGTGGAACACAGGAAAGCTAAACCATGCATAACCAAACACATATCGGCGACGTTCATCACGTTTTTTATATCTTCACAAAACTCTCTAAGAGTACTCTGCTCAATCATAACACGGTCTCAAATTAGCACCTAACTCCACCTCGATTCTCCCTTCTACAAGTCCCCAGAGAACTTCAAAATGGCGTAGACGACAATTGCGCCCATGATACCCATCAGGGCCAAAACTCCACCAATAACACCAATGATCATCAACCAAGGTGTCGCCTCTTCCGCTTGTCTTGCAGCCCATTTCTCCTGTTCCTCCTTTTCTGTTCCCGTTGTCTCCTTGATAATACCCTTTGCTCGAAGTTCAGCCATCATCTGGTCTCGACgtgccttcttcgcagcttcttgagcttggagagCGAGACGCGTGAACAGAGTAGCTCGAGCGTCGTTAGTGTTGGGGTCGATAGCACTGCCGACTTGACCACCCGTTCCGCCAATTGTGATGAACGAGGGGTAGTGGTGTTCGGCCCATTGCTCGATCTTGATCGATACATTTGGATCAGCATGTCTAGCACGAGGGACAAGTAGATGGGTGGTGACTTACCTTGGCACATGCGATACTGAGCTTGAGAAGGTTGGGATCGTCCTTTGCCACCTTTGCGTGGATCCTTTGGGCATACTCTCGGAAGATGTATGACACATCTCGAGGGTTCGTTGCTCGAAGGATGAGCTACAGAATCGTTAGTCATTGCATTACGCACCACAATGATAGTCCCTTCACTCACCCTGGccatttctcctctcctgaTCTTCACATTCCCCTTTAACATCTTCGGGTTCATGAATGTCCTCTCCAGAGTCGCAATGGCCATGACAGCGGGAATGGCGACAAAGTTGAATACACTCTGATTTCTCAATAAAGTCATGTAATCCAAAGAGTCGGTGGCGTGTCTCAAGGCGTCCAAGACCATCTCACTCGCAGCCCACAgagcctccttctccctcgcagGATCGATCAACTCCTTCATCGAGTTAAAGCCGTGCTTGCTCCAGATCGCCCTGGGCCAGAACCCTCGACCTTCAAGGACGTCTTCGTGTAAATCTCGGAAGATGTTCGTCttctggaggaggagaccCATCGAGTTCGACAAAGTGAGTTGGTCGGCAATGAAGGGTCTCTCCTTTCcggaggcggagaagataCCGGAAAGACCTTCGCCAACGAGACCAGCAACGTAATGACAATACAAGTCGTAGTCTGCGATTGTGTTCACCTCGGCAACGGGTTGTTCGGGAGTGGCGAGGGCTGCAAAGTCGGCCATACCGGCACCCATCTTCTTACAAATGTCGGCAATGACAGCTTGGTACCTGATACAATACCAGTGGTCAGTAAGCCCACCGAATATATTCCCCACAGCATATGGGCATACTCACTTGGGGTCAAGCGTGACAAACTCCTTCTGGATGATATCAAATTCGTTCAAcaccaccttgtccttctcatTCGATTCCTGGAATGTCCATCCGGGCTCGTAAAGTTTGGTGTGAAGCGCTCTCAGGAGAGGGAGCTTGGTCGAGTTGGGAACAGTCATGTCATCCTCGATTGTGTCCAACGCTCTGAGAACAAGGTAGAACATGCAGACCTATCCATCTCAGGCAATCAGCACGGGTCCGTTCCATCATACGAAGGATTGGTCGAGGATGGTTCCGTTCGAGAGATACGCACCGTCCTGGCAAGTTCCCCTTCAAGCTCCTTGACCACCCTCGCGAAACTCCTACTTGTCAAATCAAGGAATTCCCAACATCGCTTCATACTCGGTCGGTCGTAGAATGTAGTAGAAAGCTCGGTAGCATCCTTGATATCTCGACTGTCTCGCCAGATCGCAAAGTTGATGATGGCTCGGAGCTCCAACTATATGAGAAAGGGTGAGGTTAGTCAAGGATTGATGCTTTGGTTAAGCGCAATGGTTATAGATTTGTAGACGTACAGGATGGGCAACGGCTGTAAGTCAAGGATACATATTAGCCAAGCGTTCATTCTGttcggaaggaagagggagtacTCACCCATAACAAGGTAATTTACAACACCCATGTTGGATGCGTATATACTAACGGGTGAAGGTTATGAAGTTCGAGCTACGTTTCCAGCGATATCGGTCTGATGCAGCCGTGCGATTGcggggagatgatggacttAGCAACTAGGAGCTGGCTAGAGACGAACGGCACGATTTCTGCAGTGGAGACAAGTAGTCAAAAGGTGAGAAGGTATGTCAATAGCAGAAGGACCAAATGAGCATTACAAGACCGAACGAGGTGAGACGACAATCCGTGTGTATCACAGGGTAACGCGAGAAACCCAGGTTACAATCACGTTTTGATCCCGGTTATTCCTGACAGTGAAAAAAGACAAAAAAGTGAAGCTGACAGGAATCGAACCTGCGACCGATGGATGGCAACGACCGATCATAGATCATACATTGGAATCCATCACTCTACCAATTGAGCTACAGCTCCTAACAGTTCCTGAAATTGAAGCTTCAGGATCTGCGGTGAAAGCCGGGTGTTCAGGACGTATATATACATTCAAACAAACCACAGGGAATATACCGATAGGTTTGGACGACGGTCGGACTCTGTTGAGATGCTTGAGATGCTGAGGCGGCCTTGAATGAGGCTCACACTATAGGGCAAGTGATACCATGTCAACCACGAAGCTGCCTGTTTGAGCTGGGCCCAAGAGCCATGCATACCGTCTGTGGTAGTCCCTTTGCACCAGTAGTCAAATTGCCACATTCACCGCGTCTGAACGGAAATACCCCCGTCGCACTTTGGTGCTGCAGTTGAACTGACAGTTACACTCTGCTCGCTTTCGACTTTATTATTGATTGATTAGTTTCCACTCCATCTTTTCTCAAACTTACTTCATCCCCACTATGTCCGCGTCTCCGCCACCCGAGGCTGCGCCAGCGCCCGAACAAGCAGAGCTATACAACCAGGTTTTCGGAGGAGAGGGATCTGACGCTTCTGACGGTTCGGATGATGAGCGACGTCCTCGTGGTCGACTTGCTTTCCCAAAAAGACCAGCAGCTGAAGGCGAAGACGGAGACGGAGATGCCGAAGCAGTAGCTGCTActcaggaggaggatgaggacaaggatgaagacgaggataaagacgaggagaacggAGAACAATATGTTCCCGCTACAGCAACTTCTCCCGCTAAAATACCTAAATTCAAGAAGACGAAACGGGATAGcggagacgaggaggatgtggatgaggatgacgaggatgaggaagatgatggagaagatgatgaggaggagaggagacgacgaagaaggaagaagaagcaaagagCCGAAGCTAACAGGAAACGAAGAGAGCAGTCGGATGGAgacgttgacgttgatgatgatgaagaggcggCACCAGCGTATGATGCTGAGACACGTAAGTTGACTATTACCAATCGAAGAAGTATCAAACCGATGTTGACCATCTGTTCCTGTAACAGAACGCCGACTGGAAATCGAACAGAGAATAGACGCGATTGGAAAGAAGGCAAAAGTCGttcgaaggaagaagaagggtggggAAGATGACGGCGATGTGAGCCAGGCTTTTGACAACCGGGTTACTCGTGGAAGCTGACTGCGCCGATGGATTAGATCGTCGACTCATATCACGATGAAGTGTGTGCTCGGTTGAGAGATAGGATGATCGCAGCAGCGGACAAGGATGAAGCGTCGAACAGAGCGAAGTTGCCAGGTACGGCAAAGTTGGCCATGTTGGACGAAGTGATGGGCGTTCTCAGAAAGTGAGTTTCACACTGCTCTTGTGCGAACAGCGCATGCTGACATAATTTGCAATCGCCTAGTACCACGCTCTGGCAGTCTATCGTTGATAATGGCGTTCTCGAAGCTGTGAAGAGGTGGTTAGAACCATTGCCCGACCGAAGTCTGCCCAGTGTGGGTATACAAAAGGCCATCTTCGAAGTACTTCCCAAGGTATGTTCGCGTTGGGGAGCAAGATGAAGCAGTGTGCTGATATGACACGTTTGCAGATGGACCTCGACACTACCACTCTGAAAGAATGCCGTCTTGGACCCATCGTCCTTTTCTACACCAAAACCAAACGAGTCACTCCTGCTATTAACCGGCAAGCAGATGCTCTCGTTCAAGCCTGGTCACGTCCTATCATCAAGCGTCCAGCAAACTTCCGATCGAAATTCGTTGAATCGCAGAACGACGTGGAATCTCAAAACCAAAGTCAGGGAGAAAGTCAATCGCGTGGAGGCGGATATAGTCAGAGTCAGGCTGAGGACGGTGctccaagaaggaagaagaggttcgATATCAAGAAGGCCTTGGAGGAGAACGCTACGAGGAAGGGTGCAAGATTACagatcgtcaaggtgagctgcaCTTGGTTTCGTTGTGCTAGACCGTGAAGCTTATCGTGCTTTACAGGATATCCAATATACTGTCGCACCCGAATCGAGAACACATCATCTGGCAGAGGAAATGCAACACGTGTCTAGAATCCAGTTGGACAACAAGAAGTTCAACAAGTTTGCAAGGCAGATGaagggtggacgaggaggtcgatAAAAGTAGTGTGAGGGCgtgaagaggagacgagTCCATGTCTATATGACAATGTGTTGTAGCATGCATAATATGATAAACAATCAGACCCTTCCTTAGGTGTGAACCAAAATCTAGCTACCGACGCTCACAGGCGCATAACCTGTTGCGGAATTACCCCTCATCTCGCCGCCATTACCCCCACCGCCTCCCCATCCTAGACCACCATCTCGACGTCGCGGGAATAGCGAAGCTGAGTATGAATGCAATGGTGCAGGTAGGAGCGCTTCACTCCATTCTCGGAGATCTTGAGGTCGTCCTCTATCTTCGATAGCTTTGGTCAATCTACGCGTGATTGTTAGCGTCACTCAACAATGACGAAATCAACAAATACAAGCCGACATACCTGGCTCGAATCGCAGCGTATAGCAACAAGCCAAAGAcgatcaacaagaagaaagtaACGATCAACTGATCTCTAGGCGAATCTCGTTCTGTTCTTGACATCAGCTCTTCCACCCAAGTCAAACCCAattgggagagggggagaacTCACTGAAACATCTCGCTTCTACATCACCTTCTGTCC from Kwoniella shandongensis chromosome 4, complete sequence carries:
- a CDS encoding farnesyl-diphosphate farnesyltransferase — protein: MGVVNYLVMAVAHPLELRAIINFAIWRDSRDIKDATELSTTFYDRPSMKRCWEFLDLTSRSFARVVKELEGELARTVCMFYLVLRALDTIEDDMTVPNSTKLPLLRALHTKLYEPGWTFQESNEKDKVVLNEFDIIQKEFVTLDPKYQAVIADICKKMGAGMADFAALATPEQPVAEVNTIADYDLYCHYVAGLVGEGLSGIFSASGKERPFIADQLTLSNSMGLLLQKTNIFRDLHEDVLEGRGFWPRAIWSKHGFNSMKELIDPAREKEALWAASEMVLDALRHATDSLDYMTLLRNQSVFNFVAIPAVMAIATLERTFMNPKMLKGNVKIRRGEMARLILRATNPRDVSYIFREYAQRIHAKVAKDDPNLLKLSIACAKIEQWAEHHYPSFITIGGTGGQVGSAIDPNTNDARATLFTRLALQAQEAAKKARRDQMMAELRAKGIIKETTGTEKEEQEKWAARQAEEATPWLMIIGVIGGVLALMGIMGAIVVYAILKFSGDL
- a CDS encoding transcription factor IWS1; this translates as MSASPPPEAAPAPEQAELYNQVFGGEGSDASDGSDDERRPRGRLAFPKRPAAEGEDGDGDAEAVAATQEEDEDKDEDEDKDEENGEQYVPATATSPAKIPKFKKTKRDSGDEEDVDEDDEDEEDDGEDDEEERRRRRRKKKQRAEANRKRREQSDGDVDVDDDEEAAPAYDAETQRRLEIEQRIDAIGKKAKVVRRKKKGGEDDGDIVDSYHDEVCARLRDRMIAAADKDEASNRAKLPGTAKLAMLDEVMGVLRNTTLWQSIVDNGVLEAVKRWLEPLPDRSLPSVGIQKAIFEVLPKMDLDTTTLKECRLGPIVLFYTKTKRVTPAINRQADALVQAWSRPIIKRPANFRSKFVESQNDVESQNQSQGESQSRGGGYSQSQAEDGAPRRKKRFDIKKALEENATRKGARLQIVKDIQYTVAPESRTHHLAEEMQHVSRIQLDNKKFNKFARQMKGGRGGR